Proteins encoded by one window of Ulvibacter sp. MAR_2010_11:
- a CDS encoding aldehyde dehydrogenase — MQKIINYIDGNYCEPLSRKWLDNYNPATGEVYSTIANSNAKDIAKAYEAAKAAFPGWSNTSIEERSKILLKIATLIEKRLLPLAEAEARDNGKPLSLALAVDIPRASSNFRFFGNAITQFASEAHESIGLGTMNFTLRQPLGVVGCISPWNLPLYLFTWKIAPAIAAGNTVVAKPSEVTPMTAFLLGEICTEAGLPKGVLNIVHGTGPSAGQAIVAHPNIKAISFTGGTATGEHIARTAAPMFKKLSLELGGKNPNLIFADCDYDKMLAITVKSSFANQGQICLCGSRIFVEQSIYEKFKKDFITKVEQLKIGDPFDAKTDMGALVSKPHLEKVQSYIALAEKEGGKILSGGKPVKVAGFEKGYYLEPTIIEVYDDQCRVNQEEIFGPVVTIMPFTTEEEALQMANGVKYGLSATLWTADLNRTMRMSKKIEAGIVWVNTWLNRDLRTPFGGMKDSGVGREGGFEALRFFTEAKNVCIKYE; from the coding sequence ATGCAAAAAATTATCAATTATATTGACGGCAACTATTGCGAACCCCTTTCAAGGAAATGGCTGGATAATTACAATCCCGCTACAGGGGAGGTGTATTCCACTATTGCAAATTCGAATGCCAAAGATATTGCCAAGGCATACGAAGCGGCAAAAGCCGCATTTCCCGGATGGTCCAATACTTCAATTGAAGAGCGGAGCAAGATATTATTGAAGATTGCAACCCTAATCGAAAAGAGGTTACTACCCTTAGCCGAGGCAGAAGCCAGGGACAATGGCAAACCCCTGAGTTTGGCATTGGCGGTAGATATTCCCCGAGCTTCCAGTAATTTTCGGTTCTTTGGGAATGCCATCACACAGTTTGCCAGTGAGGCACATGAAAGCATCGGTTTGGGCACCATGAATTTTACCCTGCGACAGCCACTTGGTGTGGTGGGTTGTATTTCCCCTTGGAATCTACCGCTTTATTTATTTACCTGGAAAATAGCTCCGGCGATTGCGGCAGGAAATACTGTGGTTGCAAAACCCAGTGAAGTTACACCCATGACAGCCTTTCTTTTAGGAGAAATTTGTACCGAAGCCGGTTTACCGAAAGGCGTGTTAAACATAGTACATGGGACCGGTCCTTCGGCGGGACAGGCCATTGTGGCTCATCCCAACATAAAAGCAATCTCTTTTACCGGAGGCACAGCTACAGGAGAACACATTGCACGAACGGCCGCTCCTATGTTCAAAAAACTGTCGTTGGAATTAGGGGGAAAAAACCCAAACCTCATCTTTGCCGATTGCGATTACGATAAAATGCTCGCGATAACAGTGAAATCTTCCTTCGCCAATCAGGGGCAAATTTGTCTTTGCGGAAGTAGAATCTTTGTTGAGCAGAGCATCTACGAAAAATTTAAAAAGGATTTTATAACCAAGGTGGAGCAACTAAAAATAGGTGATCCCTTTGATGCAAAAACCGATATGGGAGCGTTGGTTTCAAAGCCACATCTGGAGAAAGTACAGTCCTACATCGCTCTTGCGGAAAAAGAAGGTGGAAAAATTCTAAGTGGTGGAAAACCGGTAAAAGTTGCCGGTTTTGAAAAAGGATACTATTTGGAGCCAACAATTATTGAAGTCTATGACGATCAATGCCGTGTGAATCAGGAGGAGATTTTTGGTCCTGTGGTTACAATCATGCCCTTTACAACCGAAGAAGAAGCCCTGCAAATGGCAAACGGAGTGAAATATGGCTTGTCGGCTACGCTTTGGACCGCCGATTTAAATCGGACGATGCGAATGAGCAAAAAAATAGAAGCAGGAATAGTATGGGTAAATACCTGGCTGAACAGAGACTTGCGCACCCCATTTGGCGGGATGAAAGACAGTGGTGTAGGACGTGAGGGCGGATTTGAGGCACTGCGATTTTTCACCGAAGCGAAGAATGTGTGTATTAAGTATGAGTGA
- a CDS encoding O-methyltransferase: MDFLPKKLDEYVVAHTQQEPELLQELNRETWQKVLQPRMLSGHFQGRVLSMLSKLIHPKNILEIGTYTGYSALCLAEGMQASGELHTIDINEELYDFQRKYFDKSPYGKQIFQHTGDALEIIPKLSKTFDLVFIDADKNNYPNYLEIVLPKLSKGAVILSDNVLWSGKVIEAVQEDDLDTKALLVYNKLLNDHPLLETVVLPIRDGLTISRVR, from the coding sequence ATGGATTTTCTTCCGAAAAAATTAGACGAATATGTTGTCGCGCATACACAGCAGGAACCTGAATTGTTGCAGGAACTAAATCGTGAAACCTGGCAAAAAGTACTGCAACCCCGAATGTTGAGTGGGCACTTTCAGGGACGCGTGTTGAGCATGCTTTCGAAATTAATACATCCTAAAAATATTCTCGAAATAGGCACGTATACCGGCTATTCTGCATTGTGTTTGGCCGAAGGAATGCAAGCTTCAGGTGAGTTACATACCATAGATATTAACGAAGAGCTGTACGATTTTCAGCGGAAGTATTTTGACAAATCGCCTTACGGAAAGCAAATTTTTCAGCATACGGGAGATGCTTTGGAGATTATTCCGAAGCTATCCAAAACCTTCGATTTGGTTTTTATTGATGCCGACAAAAACAATTATCCCAATTATCTGGAAATTGTCCTTCCGAAGCTATCCAAAGGAGCTGTGATTTTAAGTGACAACGTATTGTGGAGCGGCAAGGTAATTGAAGCTGTTCAAGAAGACGACTTAGATACCAAAGCATTGCTTGTATACAACAAATTGCTTAATGATCACCCCTTGTTGGAAACAGTGGTGTTGCCCATTAGAGATGGTTTGACCATATCCCGAGTTCGCTAA
- a CDS encoding response regulator transcription factor, translated as MKYSVVVVDDHNLLSQAIGGLIEDFEQFKVLYLCNNGQELIEKLKIPKNIPNVVLMDVNMPILNGIEATEYLREHFPDVKVLALSIEEDDNTILKMLRAGAKGYLMKDVKKSELENALLEVLSKGYYHTNTVSKLLVDSLIPKETSVSSLKEREIEFIKHACTEKTYKEIADDMCLSYKTIEGYRNVLFEKLNLRNRTGLVIYAIKNKIFVP; from the coding sequence ATGAAGTATTCCGTAGTAGTAGTCGACGATCATAACCTTCTTTCACAAGCCATTGGAGGATTAATTGAAGATTTTGAACAATTTAAAGTGCTGTATCTGTGTAATAACGGACAGGAATTAATCGAAAAACTAAAAATCCCGAAGAATATTCCTAATGTGGTCCTCATGGACGTAAATATGCCCATTCTTAACGGAATTGAAGCCACCGAATACCTTAGGGAACATTTTCCCGATGTAAAAGTGCTGGCACTTTCCATTGAAGAAGATGATAATACCATTTTAAAAATGCTTCGGGCAGGGGCAAAGGGCTATTTAATGAAGGATGTAAAAAAATCGGAATTGGAAAATGCATTGCTGGAAGTCCTTAGTAAAGGATATTACCATACCAACACGGTTTCCAAACTATTGGTAGATTCCTTAATTCCCAAAGAAACCTCGGTTTCTTCCTTAAAAGAACGCGAAATAGAATTTATTAAACATGCCTGCACCGAAAAAACCTATAAGGAAATTGCAGACGACATGTGTCTTAGCTATAAAACCATCGAAGGTTATCGCAATGTGCTGTTCGAAAAACTAAACCTGAGAAATCGCACGGGATTGGTGATCTACGCTATTAAAAACAAAATATTTGTACCGTAA
- a CDS encoding alpha/beta hydrolase has protein sequence MKRSIQIIVFSIFLLGSSLFAQNNAEKAISKTNFCIGETVRFYSETLSEDRSLNIYLPISYGNDANKKYPVIYLLDGSADEDFIHIAGLVQFGSFSWINMIPESIVVGIVNVNRKRDFTFPSNSTRDKLEFPLSGESENFIHFLETEVQTFIQKNYHITNEKTLIGQSLGGLLATEILFKKPEMFDNYIIVSPSLWWDDETLLQFKPKSYKGAKSIYIAVGKEGPNMERMAYQLKNKLTQLKVENTALYFNFLQDSNHGDALHLAVYDAFKKIFATPEEK, from the coding sequence GTGAAAAGAAGCATTCAAATAATAGTCTTTAGTATTTTTCTTTTGGGAAGCAGCCTGTTTGCGCAAAACAATGCTGAAAAAGCTATTTCCAAAACAAATTTTTGCATTGGTGAAACGGTTCGTTTTTACTCCGAAACCCTTTCTGAAGATCGTTCGCTCAATATCTATTTACCTATAAGCTATGGTAACGATGCAAATAAAAAGTATCCGGTAATCTACCTCTTGGACGGCTCAGCCGATGAAGATTTTATTCATATAGCCGGCTTGGTGCAATTTGGCTCCTTTTCCTGGATCAATATGATTCCTGAAAGTATCGTTGTTGGAATTGTAAATGTTAACAGGAAAAGAGATTTTACCTTTCCTTCCAACAGTACAAGAGATAAACTCGAGTTCCCCTTGAGTGGCGAATCCGAAAATTTTATACACTTCCTCGAAACCGAGGTGCAAACATTTATTCAAAAAAATTACCATATCACCAATGAAAAAACACTGATTGGTCAATCTTTAGGCGGACTTCTGGCTACCGAAATTTTATTCAAAAAACCCGAGATGTTCGACAATTATATCATCGTGAGTCCGAGTCTATGGTGGGATGATGAAACTTTGTTACAATTCAAGCCAAAGTCGTATAAGGGTGCCAAGTCTATTTACATTGCTGTTGGTAAGGAAGGACCGAATATGGAACGAATGGCGTATCAGTTAAAGAATAAATTAACGCAGCTTAAGGTTGAAAATACTGCATTATATTTTAATTTTCTACAAGATTCGAACCACGGTGATGCACTGCATTTGGCAGTCTACGATGCGTTTAAAAAAATATTTGCCACGCCTGAAGAAAAGTAA
- a CDS encoding amidohydrolase family protein: MKPKLRINGHSHLLPYPEEIPSFMKDKGIFWVDKDRKFMLQKDWSRPVTDSSFFLDEKLEWMERFKIDHAVVLNLSQLYGNGLRVEEMKQALRFQNDFNAKVQKEHPSKFTCGFVVHPGFVRGAQWEIERCVEVLGLQLLCLPTHYMDTIGTWRCIFDEENEPIFELADKYNLAVEIHPYDGEKFIKLENTSWRFHLIWMLAQCADAYHFLTLNGYADKYPNMRTCFAHGGQLAQINLGRRIQGFDGRPDLFEGKTHPRKSVGHKNIFFDTLVHDTGSLELLVKNQGVKQVLMGLDDPYPLGEMESLQQSSYPGKILDLAMERKILNEEECDAIWHDNVIQWLCGDDKAAKKKLVDRILG, encoded by the coding sequence ATGAAACCTAAACTTCGCATCAACGGCCATTCACATTTACTACCTTATCCCGAAGAAATCCCGAGTTTTATGAAGGACAAGGGCATTTTTTGGGTAGACAAGGACCGAAAGTTCATGTTGCAAAAGGATTGGAGTAGGCCTGTAACCGATTCCAGTTTCTTCTTAGATGAGAAACTGGAGTGGATGGAGCGATTTAAGATAGACCATGCGGTGGTTTTAAATTTGTCGCAATTATACGGAAACGGTTTGCGGGTGGAAGAAATGAAGCAGGCGTTGCGGTTTCAGAACGATTTCAACGCCAAGGTACAGAAAGAGCATCCTTCAAAATTCACCTGCGGTTTTGTGGTACATCCCGGATTTGTGCGTGGCGCTCAGTGGGAAATCGAGCGTTGTGTAGAAGTTTTAGGCTTGCAATTGCTGTGTCTGCCCACTCATTATATGGACACCATTGGCACCTGGCGCTGTATTTTTGACGAAGAAAACGAACCTATATTCGAACTGGCCGATAAATATAATTTGGCGGTTGAAATTCATCCCTACGATGGTGAAAAATTTATAAAACTTGAAAATACTTCCTGGCGTTTTCACCTAATCTGGATGTTGGCGCAATGTGCAGATGCCTATCATTTTTTAACGCTGAACGGTTATGCCGACAAATACCCGAACATGCGAACCTGTTTTGCACACGGTGGGCAATTGGCGCAGATAAATCTGGGTCGAAGAATACAGGGATTTGACGGGCGACCCGATCTTTTTGAAGGAAAAACACATCCACGGAAAAGTGTGGGACATAAAAACATCTTTTTCGACACGCTGGTGCACGATACCGGTTCGTTAGAATTATTAGTGAAAAATCAGGGTGTGAAGCAGGTTTTAATGGGACTTGACGATCCGTATCCTTTGGGAGAAATGGAAAGTCTACAACAATCTTCCTACCCCGGAAAGATATTGGATTTAGCGATGGAACGTAAAATCTTAAATGAGGAGGAATGTGACGCTATTTGGCATGACAATGTCATTCAGTGGTTGTGTGGGGACGATAAAGCGGCCAAGAAAAAACTGGTAGATAGAATTTTAGGCTAA
- a CDS encoding SDR family oxidoreductase, translated as MNLDLKNKNALICGSTAGIGKASAIQLAEMGATITLVARNAEKLKETLLELPFQDGQKHNYLVADFNDPESLREKVTKAAEGKVFHILLNNTGGPKGGSIFEADVTEFTKAFSQHLVCNQILVQAVVPGMKQDDYGRIINIISTSVKQPIDGLGVSNTIRGAVASWSKTLANELGPFGITVNNVLPGFTATDRLDDIVANAAKKMSKTEKEASAFMKGLVPARRFAQPGEIANAVAFLASEAASYINGINLPVDGGRTKSL; from the coding sequence ATGAATTTAGACTTAAAAAATAAAAATGCATTAATCTGCGGAAGTACCGCGGGAATTGGAAAAGCTTCCGCCATACAATTAGCCGAAATGGGAGCCACCATCACATTGGTTGCAAGAAATGCGGAAAAACTTAAGGAGACTTTGTTGGAATTACCGTTCCAGGACGGACAAAAACACAATTATCTGGTAGCCGATTTCAACGATCCGGAATCGCTGCGCGAAAAGGTGACAAAGGCAGCCGAAGGAAAGGTATTTCATATTTTGCTGAATAACACGGGAGGTCCGAAAGGAGGTTCTATTTTTGAAGCCGATGTCACCGAATTTACCAAAGCTTTTTCACAGCATTTGGTGTGCAATCAGATCTTGGTGCAGGCTGTTGTTCCGGGAATGAAACAGGATGACTACGGAAGGATTATCAATATTATTTCTACTTCGGTGAAGCAGCCTATTGACGGTTTGGGGGTGAGCAATACCATTCGCGGTGCCGTTGCCAGCTGGAGCAAAACCCTGGCCAACGAGTTGGGACCTTTTGGAATTACCGTTAACAATGTACTTCCCGGCTTTACAGCAACCGACCGATTGGACGATATTGTTGCCAATGCGGCCAAAAAAATGAGCAAGACCGAGAAAGAGGCAAGTGCCTTTATGAAAGGTCTTGTACCGGCCCGTAGATTTGCACAACCCGGTGAAATTGCCAATGCGGTTGCCTTTTTGGCAAGTGAGGCTGCGAGTTACATCAACGGAATAAATCTGCCCGTAGACGGTGGACGAACTAAAAGTTTGTAA
- a CDS encoding M1 family metallopeptidase produces MKLVKYLSLVTLFLVTGMSYAQDESETPKREPGHYNNNRFKQLYEEFSTPNMFRTASGAPGPNYYQQQADYVMDIELDDKNKIITGFETITYSNNSPDVLEYLWVQLDQNVRAKDSKSPLIEPSGAVPADMASRFVGQYMGSPFDGGFNIQEVKDTKGASLPYTINQTMMRVEMPKNLNPGEKFSFSIKWWYNIPDHTIDRARSGYEVFEDGNRGYVIAQFYPRMAVYNDVEGWQNSQFWGRDEFALPFGNFEVNITVPADHILDATGELQNRKEVFTKEMMNRYEQAKKSYDKPVLIVTQAEAEAASKGFSTAKKTWKLKAEMVRDFGFATSRRFIWDMMAVKIGNRDVMAVSVYPPEGNPLWEEYSTKVVASTLKTYSRMAFDYPYHKAISVHAKNQGMEYPMICWNYGRPEKDGTYSDRTKYGMMSVIIHEVGHNYFPMIVNSDERQWTWMDEGLNTFVQYVAEQDFGEWYPDAIAPNKKYPSRRGPAKEIVDYMAGDQKTLAPIMTKGLNTYNFGANAYSKPATGLNILRETIMGRDLFDYAFKTYSQRWMFKHPTPEDFFRTMEDASAVDLDWFWREWFYTTDYVDIGVKEVKKFYVTSKMNKQVREMIAARGMKESDLPPLVYLVEEGSEDFEEGMRTSTLNDVKTLQEYIMDNIPAEDRAKLKNPKYFYEITFEKPGGIPMPIIAEFTYSDGSTERITYPPQIWRKNDESVGKVIASEKEITKIVVDPDEETADIDVTNNTWPKRKQLGEFESFKENVKGQ; encoded by the coding sequence ATGAAATTAGTAAAGTACCTATCCTTAGTAACGTTGTTCCTCGTTACGGGAATGAGTTATGCACAGGATGAAAGTGAAACTCCAAAACGTGAACCGGGACATTATAACAACAATCGTTTTAAGCAATTGTATGAAGAGTTTTCTACTCCCAATATGTTCAGAACAGCAAGTGGTGCTCCCGGACCAAATTATTACCAGCAGCAGGCAGATTATGTGATGGACATCGAGCTGGATGATAAAAACAAAATTATTACTGGGTTTGAAACTATTACCTATTCTAATAATTCACCCGATGTATTAGAATATCTATGGGTGCAATTGGATCAGAATGTACGTGCCAAGGATTCGAAATCTCCTTTAATTGAACCCAGTGGGGCTGTTCCTGCCGATATGGCCAGCAGATTTGTAGGCCAATACATGGGATCACCCTTTGATGGAGGTTTTAACATTCAGGAAGTAAAAGATACAAAAGGCGCAAGTCTTCCCTATACCATCAACCAAACCATGATGCGGGTAGAAATGCCCAAAAATTTAAATCCGGGTGAAAAATTCTCATTTTCCATAAAATGGTGGTACAATATTCCAGATCATACCATTGACCGTGCCCGAAGTGGGTATGAAGTATTTGAGGACGGAAACCGTGGTTATGTAATTGCACAGTTCTATCCAAGAATGGCGGTGTACAACGATGTAGAAGGCTGGCAAAATAGTCAGTTTTGGGGTCGCGATGAGTTTGCATTGCCCTTCGGAAATTTTGAGGTGAATATTACTGTGCCTGCAGATCATATATTGGATGCTACAGGTGAACTTCAGAACAGGAAAGAAGTTTTTACAAAAGAAATGATGAATCGTTATGAGCAAGCGAAGAAGTCGTACGACAAGCCTGTTCTTATAGTTACTCAAGCGGAAGCGGAAGCCGCTTCCAAAGGCTTTTCAACGGCAAAGAAAACATGGAAACTCAAGGCCGAAATGGTACGTGATTTTGGTTTTGCAACCTCACGAAGATTTATTTGGGACATGATGGCCGTGAAGATTGGGAATCGAGATGTGATGGCAGTATCTGTCTATCCGCCGGAAGGGAATCCGCTTTGGGAAGAATACTCTACCAAAGTTGTGGCGAGCACCTTGAAAACTTATAGCCGAATGGCATTCGATTATCCTTATCACAAGGCGATATCAGTACATGCCAAGAATCAGGGGATGGAATATCCTATGATTTGCTGGAATTACGGAAGACCGGAAAAAGATGGGACTTACAGTGATCGTACCAAATACGGCATGATGAGTGTGATTATTCATGAAGTGGGACATAACTATTTTCCAATGATTGTAAATAGTGATGAGCGCCAATGGACCTGGATGGATGAAGGATTAAATACCTTTGTGCAATACGTTGCCGAACAAGATTTTGGTGAGTGGTATCCCGATGCTATTGCACCTAATAAAAAATATCCTTCACGTCGCGGCCCTGCCAAAGAGATTGTAGATTATATGGCCGGGGATCAGAAAACACTGGCGCCAATTATGACCAAGGGTTTAAATACCTATAATTTTGGAGCAAACGCCTATTCTAAACCGGCAACCGGATTGAATATTCTGCGTGAAACCATTATGGGACGGGATTTATTCGATTACGCTTTTAAAACCTATTCGCAACGCTGGATGTTTAAACATCCTACCCCTGAGGATTTTTTCAGAACCATGGAAGATGCTTCGGCTGTAGATTTGGATTGGTTTTGGAGAGAATGGTTTTATACCACCGACTATGTAGATATTGGAGTTAAGGAAGTTAAGAAGTTCTATGTAACTTCAAAAATGAACAAGCAGGTAAGAGAAATGATAGCCGCTCGCGGGATGAAAGAAAGTGATCTACCGCCTTTGGTGTATCTGGTGGAAGAGGGTAGTGAAGATTTCGAGGAAGGCATGCGTACTTCAACTTTGAACGATGTGAAGACACTTCAGGAGTACATTATGGATAATATTCCGGCCGAAGACAGAGCAAAACTTAAAAATCCGAAGTACTTCTACGAAATAACCTTCGAAAAACCGGGAGGCATTCCAATGCCCATTATAGCCGAATTTACCTATAGTGACGGTAGTACCGAAAGAATTACCTATCCTCCTCAGATATGGAGAAAGAATGACGAATCGGTTGGAAAGGTAATTGCTTCAGAAAAGGAAATTACAAAGATCGTTGTGGATCCGGATGAAGAAACAGCAGACATTGACGTTACCAACAACACCTGGCCAAAACGGAAACAGTTAGGAGAGTTTGAAAGTTTCAAAGAGAACGTAAAAGGGCAATAG
- a CDS encoding phosphatase PAP2 family protein — MLEVLKEWDRELFIFLNSLGIEQYDGFWLFVTQIKSWIPLFAFLVFLIFYYCRGKQGFIVFGFLLLTFSVTLFVTDFTKELVGRLRPNNVEAFAELIRALQKPTTFSFFSGHASSSFSITTFVVLVLRKHTKWIYFVYLWPLIFIMSRIYVGVHYPSDLFVGALVGTTFAVVFYRFYSHLTAYLFRRTVTDMEKGSEN; from the coding sequence ATGTTAGAAGTCCTTAAAGAATGGGATCGTGAGTTGTTTATTTTTCTGAATAGTTTAGGAATTGAACAATACGATGGATTTTGGCTCTTTGTCACTCAAATAAAATCCTGGATTCCACTTTTTGCTTTCCTGGTTTTTCTTATTTTTTATTATTGCCGTGGGAAACAAGGATTTATAGTTTTTGGTTTTCTATTGCTTACATTTAGTGTAACCCTTTTTGTCACCGATTTCACCAAAGAACTGGTTGGAAGATTACGACCCAATAATGTGGAGGCCTTTGCCGAATTGATACGTGCGCTTCAAAAGCCAACCACCTTTAGTTTCTTTTCCGGTCACGCTTCTTCAAGTTTTTCAATCACAACATTTGTAGTTCTGGTGTTGCGAAAACATACAAAATGGATCTATTTTGTGTATCTCTGGCCTTTGATTTTTATTATGAGCCGAATTTATGTGGGGGTACATTACCCCAGTGATCTATTTGTTGGGGCGCTGGTGGGAACAACTTTTGCAGTTGTATTTTATAGGTTCTATAGCCACCTAACTGCCTATCTGTTCAGACGTACGGTAACCGACATGGAAAAAGGCTCGGAAAATTAA
- a CDS encoding sensor histidine kinase — MDEKEIQSFLIIFSVIALGLALTVIVLFAVFQKRKNKLIQEQQEAERRFQEEIIETQIEIKEDTLRNVSWELHDNIGQLLTLAKIQLQNSKGSPEAIEEAVATIGTSLNELRNLSRLINPNTLSNLTLVEALQQEIERFNRLKYLEASIEYTDTYFFIDNKKEIIIFRMLQEFFTNTVKHSKASKIMVDVAYSNKILYINAQDDGVGFDTSQISTKRGIGLNNIKNRAKLIGADVKITSELGKGTRLSLTYKID; from the coding sequence ATGGACGAAAAAGAAATACAATCATTTTTAATAATCTTTTCAGTAATAGCACTTGGTTTGGCACTTACTGTGATTGTGCTATTTGCGGTATTTCAGAAACGGAAAAATAAACTTATCCAGGAGCAACAGGAAGCGGAAAGACGATTTCAGGAAGAGATAATTGAAACACAAATAGAAATTAAGGAAGATACCTTACGGAATGTAAGTTGGGAATTGCACGACAACATTGGTCAATTACTTACGCTTGCTAAAATACAATTACAAAATTCTAAGGGCAGCCCGGAAGCCATTGAAGAAGCCGTTGCAACTATTGGTACAAGTTTAAACGAGTTACGCAACCTCTCCCGACTCATCAACCCAAATACGCTGAGCAACCTTACATTGGTGGAAGCGTTACAACAAGAAATAGAACGATTTAATCGTTTAAAGTACCTGGAAGCCTCAATAGAATACACAGACACCTACTTCTTTATCGATAATAAGAAAGAGATTATTATCTTTAGAATGCTTCAGGAGTTTTTTACAAATACAGTGAAACATTCAAAAGCTTCCAAGATTATGGTAGACGTTGCTTATAGCAACAAAATATTATATATAAATGCTCAAGATGATGGAGTTGGTTTCGACACTTCTCAAATTTCAACCAAAAGAGGTATTGGCTTAAACAACATTAAAAACAGAGCCAAGCTTATAGGAGCCGATGTAAAAATTACCTCTGAGCTCGGAAAAGGTACCCGACTTTCCCTCACCTATAAAATTGATTAA
- a CDS encoding twin-arginine translocase TatA/TatE family subunit yields the protein MIATNFFLFISGAEIAFILFVVLMVFGADKVPEIARGLGKGMRQIKDATNDIKSEISKSAEKQGIDLDITKDVRNEIDKVKEDVEDSIGPVKRKF from the coding sequence ATGATAGCAACTAATTTCTTTCTATTTATAAGCGGTGCAGAGATAGCATTTATTCTCTTCGTAGTGCTTATGGTTTTTGGAGCCGACAAGGTTCCTGAAATTGCTCGTGGGCTAGGGAAAGGAATGCGACAGATTAAAGATGCTACCAACGATATAAAAAGTGAAATCTCTAAAAGTGCCGAAAAGCAAGGTATAGATTTAGATATTACCAAGGATGTTAGAAACGAAATAGACAAGGTTAAAGAAGATGTAGAAGATTCGATAGGTCCCGTAAAAAGAAAGTTCTAA